From one Comamonas piscis genomic stretch:
- a CDS encoding Hsp70 family protein: MNSSSPSYVIGIDLGTSHTVVAYAALTAAGDEIALLNIPQRSSAGEVQAQTLLPSVRYQAAAGELGDAWQQPWPPQAASDEAPAVIGRWARDLGTAVPSRLVASAKSWLSHPGVDRSAAILPWGAGDEVAKISPLAASASYLAHVKAAWEQAHPQAPLSAQIVVLTVPASFDEGARALTLEAAQLAGLPQVHLLEEPKAAFHDWLMLQGEQLAARLADSRLVLVVDVGGGTTDLTLIQVEPAADGGLPSLTRTAVGEHLMLGGDNMDLALAHQLEPQFAPEGQRLPAARFAQLVQRCRIAKEQLLAADAPEQVAVTMLGGGSRLLAQSKTASLSRAQVQQWVVEGFLPLAERSALPSKRQGALRGFGLPYPADAAITRHLAQFLAQHAGSGGAQALPDTVLLNGGVFHAHTVVERLTQQLSAWRGAPVRVLHNPHPDWAVARGAAAYGLTRFAPEPQPSAVLPAAADAAVPPVASLRSRLPQIGGGSARSYWLLLPGAKGAAPQGLCLLPRGTQEGVRMVLSGRRFALKLGQAVRFDLLANSLPSQPAQAGQLAPLQGEGWVELPPLATVLPAPEGQNKAQIEVQLQASMTEVGTLEVRCLAVDDPSQSWLLPLSLRGAVQAADDSAAIEDSADEARASLRQEQAIAQIDRIFGNQAQAVDAKEVRQLRQVLERLLGPRNSWDLALLRAMFDALLARAKRRRRTPEHERAWLNLAGWCLRPGLGAQLDAWRVEQVWALYPQGLGHGKEPGNWTEWWVFWRRVAAGLNEAQQMELLEDVAGHMQKAVQQTARKRADGAGGKSSHGSYDDMLRLFAAMEAVPWQYRQEMGQWMLQRLKREGETVQTWWAIGRLAARQPMAANAHLVMPPNAAQEFVQATLAQDWRRNETAMFAALQMARMTGDRARDLPDALRKEVLDKMRSSGAPERWIAMVSEVVAMDAEDQQRSLGDSLPPGLALL; this comes from the coding sequence ATGAATTCCTCGTCTCCCTCCTATGTCATTGGTATCGATCTGGGCACCAGCCACACGGTGGTGGCCTATGCAGCACTGACGGCGGCGGGGGATGAGATTGCACTGCTGAACATTCCCCAACGCAGCAGCGCGGGGGAGGTACAGGCGCAGACCCTGCTGCCCTCGGTGCGCTACCAGGCCGCAGCGGGCGAGCTGGGCGATGCCTGGCAGCAGCCCTGGCCACCGCAAGCCGCCAGCGACGAAGCACCTGCAGTCATCGGCCGCTGGGCCCGTGACCTGGGCACCGCCGTGCCCAGCCGCCTGGTGGCCAGTGCCAAAAGCTGGCTGTCGCACCCCGGGGTGGACCGCAGCGCGGCCATCCTGCCCTGGGGCGCGGGCGACGAGGTCGCCAAGATATCGCCCCTGGCGGCATCGGCCTCCTACCTGGCCCATGTCAAGGCCGCCTGGGAGCAGGCGCATCCACAGGCGCCGCTGAGCGCGCAGATCGTTGTGCTGACGGTGCCGGCCTCGTTTGACGAGGGCGCACGCGCACTGACCCTGGAGGCCGCCCAACTGGCGGGTCTGCCCCAGGTGCATTTGCTTGAAGAGCCCAAGGCCGCTTTCCACGACTGGCTGATGCTGCAGGGCGAGCAGCTGGCAGCCAGGTTGGCCGATAGCCGGCTGGTGCTGGTGGTGGATGTGGGCGGCGGCACCACCGACCTGACCTTGATCCAGGTCGAGCCTGCTGCCGATGGCGGCCTGCCCAGCCTGACGCGCACTGCCGTGGGCGAGCATTTGATGCTGGGCGGCGACAACATGGACCTGGCGCTGGCCCACCAGCTGGAGCCCCAGTTTGCACCCGAGGGCCAGCGCCTGCCGGCCGCCCGTTTTGCGCAGCTGGTGCAGCGCTGCCGCATCGCCAAAGAGCAGTTGCTGGCGGCCGATGCGCCCGAGCAAGTGGCGGTCACCATGCTGGGCGGCGGCAGCCGGCTGCTGGCCCAAAGCAAGACCGCCAGCCTGAGCCGCGCCCAGGTGCAGCAATGGGTGGTTGAAGGATTTTTGCCGCTGGCCGAGCGCAGCGCGCTGCCCAGCAAACGCCAGGGCGCCTTGCGCGGCTTTGGCCTGCCATACCCGGCCGATGCGGCCATCACCCGGCATCTGGCGCAGTTTTTGGCGCAGCATGCCGGTAGTGGCGGTGCGCAGGCGCTGCCCGATACCGTCTTGCTCAATGGCGGCGTGTTCCATGCGCATACGGTGGTGGAGCGGCTGACCCAGCAGCTCAGCGCCTGGCGCGGGGCGCCAGTGCGCGTGCTGCACAACCCGCACCCCGACTGGGCGGTGGCCCGGGGCGCGGCCGCCTATGGCCTGACCCGTTTTGCGCCTGAGCCGCAACCCTCCGCAGTGCTACCCGCAGCGGCCGATGCAGCGGTGCCACCTGTGGCCAGCCTGCGCAGCCGCTTGCCGCAGATTGGCGGCGGCTCCGCCCGCAGCTACTGGCTGCTGCTGCCCGGAGCCAAGGGCGCAGCACCCCAGGGCCTGTGCCTGCTGCCGCGCGGCACGCAGGAAGGGGTGCGCATGGTTTTATCGGGCCGGCGCTTTGCGCTCAAGCTGGGCCAGGCGGTGCGCTTTGATTTGCTGGCCAACAGCTTGCCCAGCCAGCCGGCCCAGGCCGGGCAGTTGGCCCCGCTGCAGGGGGAGGGTTGGGTAGAGCTGCCACCACTGGCCACCGTGCTGCCGGCACCCGAGGGCCAGAACAAGGCCCAGATCGAGGTGCAGCTGCAAGCCAGCATGACCGAAGTCGGCACCTTGGAAGTGCGCTGCCTGGCGGTCGATGACCCCAGCCAATCCTGGCTGCTGCCGCTCAGCCTGCGCGGCGCCGTGCAAGCAGCCGATGACAGCGCGGCTATCGAGGACAGCGCCGACGAGGCACGGGCCAGCTTGCGCCAGGAGCAGGCCATTGCGCAGATCGACCGTATTTTTGGCAACCAGGCGCAGGCGGTGGACGCCAAGGAAGTGCGCCAGCTGCGCCAGGTGCTGGAGCGGTTGCTGGGCCCGCGCAACAGCTGGGACCTGGCCCTGCTGCGGGCCATGTTTGATGCGCTGCTGGCGCGTGCCAAGCGCCGCCGCCGCACACCCGAGCATGAGCGCGCCTGGCTGAACCTGGCCGGCTGGTGCCTGCGCCCGGGCCTGGGCGCGCAGTTGGATGCCTGGCGGGTGGAGCAGGTCTGGGCGCTGTACCCGCAAGGCCTGGGCCATGGCAAGGAGCCGGGCAACTGGACCGAATGGTGGGTGTTTTGGCGCCGCGTAGCTGCGGGCTTGAACGAAGCGCAGCAGATGGAGCTGCTCGAAGATGTGGCCGGCCACATGCAAAAGGCGGTGCAGCAAACCGCCCGCAAGCGCGCTGATGGCGCTGGCGGCAAAAGCAGCCATGGCAGCTATGACGACATGCTGCGCCTGTTTGCCGCGATGGAAGCCGTCCCCTGGCAGTACCGCCAGGAGATGGGCCAGTGGATGCTGCAGCGCCTGAAGCGCGAGGGCGAAACCGTGCAGACCTGGTGGGCCATTGGCCGCCTGGCCGCCCGCCAGCCGATGGCCGCCAATGCCCACCTTGTTATGCCACCGAACGCCGCGCAGGAGTTTGTGCAGGCCACCCTGGCCCAGGACTGGCGCCGCAACGAGACCGCCATGTTTGCCGCGCTGCAAATGGCCCGCATGACCGGCGACCGCGCCCGCGACCTGCCCGATGCGCTGCGCAAAGAGGTGCTGGACAAGATGCGCAGCAGTGGCGCACCCGAGCGCTGGATCGCGATGGTCAGTGAGGTGGTGGCCATGGATGCCGAAGACCAGCAACGCAGCCTGGGCGACAGCCTGCCGCCGGGTTTGGCGTTGCTATAA
- a CDS encoding tripartite tricarboxylate transporter substrate binding protein produces the protein MMFDTTTSSACLPRRAALAAALTAVLAGGVLPQAWAQGNAANSVANWPSKPITFVVPQAPGGANDVIARAIAQGLGQSLGQPVIVENRAGANGNVGTSQVARSAADGYTFLVTAQSAYTINPALYSTVPFDPIKDFTPVMQLAVAPYLLVVNPNFPAKNLDELVAYAKQHPGKVEYASAGNGTLNHLLGEMLKKQKGIDLLHVPYKGASAAATDVVAGQLPMAFGSFPGVMPFVTSGKLRVLGVASDKPTQLAPEIPPLGKGLAVTSWYGLFAPAGTPDTVVVRLHAAITKVLATPVMTERLKTLGAESVVSTPQSFKASLPAELAYWKQVVQDSGAHID, from the coding sequence ATGATGTTTGACACGACCACCTCTTCCGCTTGTTTGCCGCGCCGTGCTGCGCTGGCTGCGGCACTGACCGCAGTGCTGGCGGGTGGCGTGCTACCCCAGGCATGGGCACAAGGCAATGCAGCCAACAGTGTGGCCAACTGGCCGAGCAAGCCCATCACCTTTGTCGTGCCCCAGGCACCCGGCGGTGCCAATGATGTGATTGCCCGCGCCATTGCGCAGGGCCTGGGCCAGTCGCTGGGCCAGCCGGTGATTGTGGAGAACCGGGCAGGCGCCAATGGCAATGTGGGCACCAGCCAGGTGGCGCGCAGCGCGGCCGACGGCTACACCTTTTTGGTGACGGCGCAGAGCGCTTACACCATCAACCCGGCGCTCTACAGCACGGTGCCATTTGACCCGATCAAGGACTTTACGCCGGTGATGCAGCTGGCGGTGGCGCCATACCTGCTGGTGGTGAACCCGAATTTTCCGGCCAAGAACCTCGACGAGCTGGTGGCCTATGCCAAGCAGCATCCGGGCAAGGTCGAGTACGCGTCGGCCGGCAATGGCACCTTGAACCATTTGCTCGGCGAAATGCTGAAAAAGCAAAAAGGCATTGACCTGCTGCATGTGCCCTACAAGGGCGCATCGGCCGCCGCCACCGATGTGGTGGCCGGCCAGCTGCCGATGGCCTTTGGCAGCTTTCCCGGCGTGATGCCCTTTGTCACCAGCGGCAAGCTGCGGGTGCTGGGCGTGGCCTCGGACAAGCCAACCCAGCTGGCGCCCGAGATCCCGCCACTGGGCAAGGGCCTGGCTGTCACCAGCTGGTATGGCCTGTTTGCGCCGGCCGGCACGCCCGATACCGTCGTCGTGCGCCTGCATGCCGCCATCACCAAGGTGCTGGCCACGCCGGTGATGACCGAGCGCCTGAAGACCTTGGGTGCCGAGTCGGTGGTGTCGACCCCGCAAAGCTTCAAGGCCAGCCTGCCGGCCGAGCTGGCCTACTGGAAGCAAGTGGTGCAGGACTCGGGAGCGCACATTGACTGA